The following coding sequences are from one Kallotenue papyrolyticum window:
- a CDS encoding redoxin domain-containing protein has translation MQQIVDLQNDPAFQALGVALVSIASDSLEELRQAGAAWAISTVPLLSDRERQVSAAYDVLQWAVPSGEPGHTFVLLDRDGRVAWIRDYGAPENGGLMYVPVTELTQAIREHLAGRQAR, from the coding sequence ATGCAGCAAATCGTTGATTTGCAGAACGATCCTGCGTTTCAAGCGCTGGGTGTGGCGCTGGTCAGCATCGCCAGCGATTCGCTCGAAGAGTTGCGCCAGGCGGGCGCAGCATGGGCCATCAGCACGGTGCCGCTGCTGTCCGATCGCGAGCGGCAGGTATCCGCGGCCTATGACGTGTTGCAGTGGGCCGTGCCCAGCGGCGAGCCGGGGCACACCTTTGTGCTGCTTGATCGCGACGGGCGTGTGGCCTGGATCAGGGATTATGGCGCGCCCGAAAACGGCGGCCTGATGTACGTGCCCGTGACAGAGCTGACCCAGGCCATTCGCGAGCACCTTGCCGGGCGCCAGGCGCGCTAG
- the mgrA gene encoding L-glyceraldehyde 3-phosphate reductase → MYQPSDARYATMRYNRCGRSGLLLPAIALGLWHNFGGVDSRENARAMIRRAFDLGITHFDLANNYGPPPGSAEETFGYVLRHDLAAYRDELIIATKAGYEMWPGPYGNWGSRKYLIASLDQSLRRMGLEYVDIFYHHRPDPATPLEETMRALDQIVRSGKALYVGISSYGPEQTRQATQLLRDLGTPCLIHQPNYNLFDRWIEDGLLDVVRDEGLGCIVFSPLAQGLLTDRYLEAIPADSRAAKPHGALRPEQITPQRREQLRRLNALAQARGQTLAQLALTWVLRRPEITSALIGASRVAQIEDAVGALDAAPLSAEELAAIDRIVAA, encoded by the coding sequence ATGTACCAACCATCGGACGCGCGCTACGCCACCATGCGCTACAACCGCTGCGGACGGAGTGGCCTGCTGCTGCCGGCCATCGCGCTGGGGCTGTGGCACAACTTCGGCGGCGTGGACAGCCGCGAAAACGCCCGCGCCATGATCCGACGCGCCTTTGATCTGGGCATCACGCACTTCGATCTGGCCAACAACTACGGCCCGCCACCCGGCTCGGCGGAAGAAACCTTTGGCTATGTGCTGCGCCACGACCTGGCAGCCTACCGCGATGAGCTGATCATCGCCACCAAAGCCGGCTACGAGATGTGGCCCGGTCCCTACGGCAACTGGGGCTCGCGCAAATACCTGATCGCCAGCCTGGATCAGAGCCTGCGGCGCATGGGGCTGGAGTATGTGGATATCTTCTACCACCACCGCCCCGATCCTGCCACGCCGCTGGAGGAGACGATGCGCGCACTGGACCAGATCGTGCGCAGCGGCAAGGCGCTGTATGTGGGCATCTCGTCGTACGGGCCTGAGCAGACGCGCCAGGCGACGCAACTGCTGCGCGACCTGGGCACGCCCTGCCTGATCCACCAGCCCAACTACAATCTGTTCGACCGCTGGATCGAGGACGGGCTGCTGGATGTGGTGCGCGACGAAGGACTGGGCTGCATCGTCTTCTCGCCGTTGGCGCAGGGCCTGCTGACCGATCGCTACCTGGAGGCTATTCCCGCCGACTCGCGCGCGGCCAAGCCACACGGCGCGTTGCGACCCGAGCAGATCACTCCCCAGCGCCGCGAACAATTGCGCCGGCTCAATGCCCTGGCGCAGGCGCGCGGCCAGACGCTGGCGCAGTTGGCGCTCACCTGGGTGTTGCGCCGTCCCGAAATCACCTCAGCGCTGATCGGCGCGAGTCGCGTAGCGCAGATCGAGGATGCCGTCGGCGCGCTCGACGCCGCGCCGTTGAGCGCAGAGGAGTTGGCGGCCATCGATCGCATCGTGGCGGCATAG
- a CDS encoding cystathionine gamma-synthase, translating to MDDGFATRAIHAGQAPDPQTGSVIVPIYQTSTFAQDEVGVHKGYEYSRTDNPTRTALQTCLAALEGADYGLAFASGLGATTTLMLMLRAGDHVVCGDDVYGGTYRLFQRVMVDHGLQFDFVDMTDPQAVRAALRPETRLIWIESPTNPLLKLADISAIAAIARAHGALTVVDNTFASPYGQQPLALGADIVLHSTTKYLGGHSDVVGGAIVTSNREVYERLKFLQNAAGAVPGPFDCWLVLRGVKTLALRMREHERNALRVAEFLEAHPAVARVIYPGLASHPQHALARRQMRCFGGMISIILHGGEAAARELVRRTRLFTLAESLGGVESLIEVPAAMTHASVSGSKLEVPAGLVRLSVGIEEADDLIADLRQALADLPPAKR from the coding sequence TTGGACGATGGTTTTGCAACACGCGCGATCCACGCCGGTCAGGCGCCCGATCCACAGACCGGTAGCGTGATCGTGCCGATCTATCAGACCTCGACCTTTGCCCAGGACGAGGTTGGCGTGCACAAGGGCTATGAGTACTCGCGCACCGACAACCCGACGCGCACGGCGCTGCAGACTTGTCTGGCAGCGCTGGAGGGCGCTGACTACGGGTTGGCCTTCGCCTCGGGCCTGGGCGCGACCACCACGCTGATGCTGATGCTGCGCGCCGGTGACCATGTGGTCTGCGGCGATGATGTCTATGGCGGCACCTATCGTCTTTTCCAGCGCGTGATGGTCGATCACGGCCTCCAGTTCGATTTTGTGGACATGACCGATCCGCAGGCGGTGCGGGCGGCGCTGCGTCCGGAGACGCGCCTGATCTGGATCGAATCGCCGACCAACCCGCTGCTCAAACTGGCCGATATCAGCGCCATCGCCGCGATCGCGCGCGCGCATGGCGCGCTGACGGTGGTGGACAACACCTTTGCCTCGCCCTACGGCCAGCAGCCCCTGGCGCTGGGCGCGGATATCGTGCTGCATTCGACCACCAAGTATCTGGGCGGTCACTCGGATGTGGTCGGCGGCGCGATCGTCACCTCCAACCGCGAGGTGTATGAGCGGCTCAAGTTCTTGCAGAACGCGGCAGGCGCCGTGCCGGGTCCCTTCGACTGCTGGCTGGTGCTGCGCGGTGTCAAGACGCTGGCGCTCCGCATGCGCGAGCACGAGCGTAATGCGCTGCGCGTGGCCGAGTTTCTGGAAGCCCATCCGGCGGTGGCGCGCGTGATCTACCCCGGCCTGGCCAGCCATCCGCAGCACGCCCTGGCGCGGCGGCAAATGCGCTGCTTCGGCGGCATGATCTCGATCATTCTCCATGGCGGCGAGGCGGCCGCGCGCGAGCTGGTGCGTCGCACACGCCTGTTCACGCTGGCCGAAAGCCTGGGCGGTGTGGAGAGCCTGATCGAAGTGCCCGCGGCGATGACGCATGCCAGCGTCAGCGGCTCCAAGCTGGAGGTGCCTGCCGGTCTGGTGCGGCTCTCGGTGGGTATCGAAGAAGCTGATGACCTAATCGCCGATCTGCGCCAGGCACTGGCCGATCTGCCGCCAGCCAAGCGCTGA
- a CDS encoding peptidoglycan DD-metalloendopeptidase family protein — MRVLTLLLGLLLGLQTLLVAPVPALAQTAELNVQRFLERQPGPLKSYRVGERTAAQVIAAYSGYYNLDARIILTLLELVPRLLSTPNPAAERLEQPFGAAGPRGFQAQIEWAVRELRAGFGPYDAPPLLRFSDGTTVTLDLRDEPSLIAVQRFLALGRTQPEWRGLAQAYVPLYRQLWGDQPELPTPTPAATRPFLLQPWPMGIEVIHSSYFDHVYPTVDRGPDGNTFVVDYLGRGNRSYNTHDGHDYYFPAQPIGTPILAAAPGMAYAYTARGNGVVIRHGGAFAGYETVYWHLDQFSTIFAGTIDSGVGVPVAAGTVLGTSGKSGFTDGGAHLHFEVRHNGRQVDPYGWYGPGPDPCAAWSAGCAASVWLWHDSLIGTYDFTPPDAPAPPDREAPQGSLAISPDEQLALLAHFDGSLVATFGQGFPQFNGSAPQFDAGVFGQALRLSPALELTYPISGNLDLDQGTLALWVRLPAGYPPNSTGRHYLFAASANPEAGPFYTDTLALRREQSETGPLWNFWSVDHSGVAHSLTVSDTLTPERWHHLAVTWNRATGSKALFIDGQRVAAAEGVGLPVTLGERLRLGAFVAHFGVLDAAVDQLAIWRRVLDGRELRRLAAQRDIYSDRSGPLAAAVVVTERTVVLDANALDAQGGIVAVQLRRDDEPWSAPMPYYDAFRWTITGTVGLHTFAIRYRDRADNATVVTTTVELAPPLQGAAELRAIQEQTALLALHVDGLEQPPPAWLPADELAPGAFQMQIGIDPALRDAAWEPFAPLRMWRWDSTGPRPLYVRFRDERGRLSPIYRVTPEAR, encoded by the coding sequence ATGCGCGTTCTGACCCTGTTGCTCGGCCTGTTGCTTGGCCTCCAGACCCTGCTGGTCGCGCCCGTGCCCGCGCTGGCGCAGACGGCGGAGCTGAATGTGCAGCGCTTTCTGGAGCGCCAGCCCGGTCCGCTCAAAAGCTACCGCGTCGGCGAGCGCACGGCGGCGCAGGTGATCGCCGCCTACAGCGGCTACTACAACCTCGATGCGCGCATCATCCTCACGCTGCTGGAGCTGGTGCCGCGGCTGCTGAGCACACCCAACCCCGCCGCCGAGCGCCTCGAACAGCCCTTCGGCGCGGCGGGTCCGCGCGGCTTCCAGGCGCAGATCGAATGGGCCGTGCGCGAGCTGCGCGCCGGGTTCGGCCCCTATGACGCCCCGCCGCTGCTGCGCTTCAGCGATGGCACGACCGTCACGCTCGATCTGCGCGACGAGCCGTCGCTGATCGCCGTGCAGCGCTTTCTAGCGCTGGGCCGTACCCAGCCGGAGTGGCGCGGCCTGGCGCAGGCTTATGTGCCGCTCTACCGTCAGCTCTGGGGCGATCAGCCGGAGCTGCCCACGCCCACGCCCGCGGCGACACGTCCATTTCTGTTGCAGCCCTGGCCGATGGGCATCGAGGTGATCCACTCCTCCTATTTCGATCACGTCTATCCCACGGTCGATCGCGGGCCGGACGGCAACACCTTCGTGGTAGACTACCTGGGACGCGGCAACCGCTCCTACAACACCCACGACGGCCACGACTACTACTTCCCGGCCCAACCGATCGGCACGCCGATCCTGGCGGCGGCGCCCGGCATGGCCTATGCCTACACCGCCCGCGGCAACGGCGTGGTGATCCGCCATGGCGGCGCCTTCGCCGGCTACGAGACGGTGTACTGGCATCTCGATCAGTTTTCGACCATCTTCGCCGGCACGATCGACAGCGGCGTGGGCGTGCCCGTGGCCGCCGGCACGGTGCTGGGCACCAGCGGCAAGAGCGGCTTTACCGACGGCGGCGCGCACCTGCACTTCGAGGTGCGCCACAACGGACGGCAGGTCGATCCCTATGGCTGGTACGGCCCCGGTCCCGATCCCTGCGCGGCCTGGAGCGCTGGCTGCGCAGCCAGCGTCTGGCTGTGGCACGACAGCCTGATCGGCACCTATGACTTCACGCCGCCGGACGCGCCCGCGCCACCCGACCGCGAAGCGCCACAGGGCAGTCTGGCGATCAGTCCCGACGAGCAGCTTGCTCTGCTGGCGCACTTCGATGGCTCGCTGGTTGCGACCTTCGGCCAGGGCTTTCCCCAATTCAACGGCAGCGCGCCGCAGTTCGACGCGGGCGTCTTTGGGCAGGCGCTGCGCCTGTCGCCAGCGCTGGAGCTGACCTACCCGATCAGCGGCAATCTCGATCTCGATCAGGGCACGCTGGCGCTGTGGGTCAGGCTGCCGGCCGGCTATCCGCCCAACAGCACTGGTCGGCACTATCTCTTTGCCGCCAGCGCCAATCCCGAAGCCGGGCCGTTCTACACCGACACGCTGGCGTTGCGCCGCGAGCAGAGCGAAACGGGACCGCTCTGGAACTTCTGGAGCGTGGACCACAGCGGCGTGGCGCACAGCCTGACCGTCAGCGATACGCTGACGCCGGAGCGCTGGCATCACCTGGCCGTCACCTGGAATCGCGCTACGGGCAGCAAAGCGCTGTTCATCGATGGGCAGCGTGTGGCCGCGGCGGAGGGCGTTGGCCTGCCGGTCACACTCGGCGAGCGCCTGCGCTTGGGCGCGTTCGTGGCGCACTTCGGCGTGCTGGATGCGGCGGTGGATCAACTGGCGATCTGGCGGCGCGTCCTGGATGGACGTGAGCTGCGGCGGCTGGCGGCCCAGCGCGACATCTACAGCGATCGCAGCGGTCCGCTCGCTGCGGCGGTTGTGGTGACTGAGCGCACCGTGGTGCTGGACGCCAACGCGCTCGACGCGCAGGGTGGCATCGTCGCGGTGCAGTTGCGGCGCGATGACGAGCCCTGGTCGGCGCCGATGCCCTACTACGACGCCTTCCGCTGGACGATCACCGGCACTGTAGGGCTGCACACCTTTGCGATCCGCTACCGCGACCGCGCCGATAACGCAACCGTCGTAACCACGACCGTCGAACTGGCGCCACCACTACAGGGCGCGGCAGAGCTGCGCGCGATACAGGAGCAGACCGCGCTGCTGGCGCTGCACGTGGATGGTCTGGAGCAGCCGCCACCCGCCTGGTTGCCGGCAGACGAGCTGGCGCCCGGAGCGTTCCAGATGCAGATCGGCATCGATCCCGCGCTGCGCGACGCGGCGTGGGAGCCGTTCGCGCCGCTACGCATGTGGCGTTGGGACAGCACCGGGCCACGTCCGCTCTACGTGCGCTTCCGCGACGAACGGGGCCGCCTCAGCCCGATCTACCGCGTCACGCCGGAGGCGCGGTAG
- a CDS encoding GAF domain-containing protein, which yields MSATLAAWLATHQPTILEHWRAALVADGANSLAEPATLGALYAAIVEAARDSALNDATWLPLARQSAGDQGLVQLLALPAALRRACWQVAGSTARPTRSLALLSELDGLLDRLCAGLAQRYEQELARSLQQRLEEAEFMTTQLAMASEEADAAALRISRLYAFSQALSRSLNLQDLIATIGQELQAALGADRCAIWLCAEEHVVHAHSWGYAHPLPVRQYALHDRSLVPQALQRSEPWVLEAPCAEQDGGWIDPNAAVLALPLIAGDHRLGVIIVQSGQRSFAAEQTALAQSLANQAALALESAGLYDQLKRLNAELEQRIEERTRELRTERDRLDLLFTVSSTVSSTLDVDQMLGELLQILRQRLRINHGSVMLLDAETAQLEQRATLGARPAGITRLPLGVGIAGWVAQHATPLLVEDVRRDPRWVAPESDAPYHKQGGSLLAVPLIASDEVLGVLQVSHPDVGHFTQEHLRLLTVIANEAAVAIHNAALYRYISDQATQLAAMVRAERASSSRSQAILQSIADGVIVCDCDGQVILANPASARILDQPLEELFLQNLHDVLQGLDLSGPERAPLRAVLEAPLDDGQPRQFRARFRSGPRTIDMTLGPVLTEGGDLLGGVATLRDISREIEADRLKTEFIGTVSHELRTPMTVIKGYLQLLTLPSTGELSPFQQQLVTTIAANAERMTSLINDLLDITKIESGSVELEFKPIDVARAIDLAVSGQQALLEQRNHRLTLEVAPDLPPILADGARFHQVLDNLLSNAIKYTHRGGQITIRARQVTRADLAPERGQGLASQRPYVAIAISDTGIGIAPEDQERVWERFYRVESELKVEAGGTGLGLALVRSLTRLMGGRVWLESMPGQGSTFTLLLPTA from the coding sequence ATGAGCGCAACACTGGCGGCCTGGCTTGCCACCCATCAACCAACCATCCTGGAGCATTGGCGCGCGGCGCTGGTGGCGGACGGCGCCAATAGCCTGGCCGAGCCCGCAACGCTCGGCGCGCTGTACGCCGCCATCGTGGAGGCTGCGCGCGACTCCGCCCTGAACGACGCGACCTGGCTGCCCCTAGCCAGGCAGAGCGCGGGCGACCAGGGTCTGGTCCAGCTCCTGGCGCTGCCGGCGGCGCTGCGCCGCGCCTGCTGGCAGGTTGCCGGCAGCACGGCGCGCCCGACGCGCTCGCTGGCGCTGCTGTCCGAGCTGGATGGCCTGCTGGATCGTCTCTGCGCCGGTCTGGCCCAGCGCTACGAGCAGGAACTGGCGCGCTCGCTGCAACAGCGCCTGGAAGAGGCCGAGTTCATGACCACCCAACTGGCGATGGCCAGCGAGGAGGCCGATGCCGCCGCGCTGCGCATTAGCCGGCTGTATGCCTTTTCGCAGGCGCTGAGTCGCAGCCTCAACCTGCAGGACCTGATCGCCACCATCGGCCAGGAGCTCCAGGCGGCGCTCGGCGCCGACCGCTGCGCGATCTGGCTCTGTGCTGAAGAACACGTTGTGCATGCCCATTCCTGGGGCTATGCCCACCCCTTGCCGGTGCGGCAGTACGCGCTGCACGACCGCAGCCTGGTGCCCCAGGCGCTGCAACGCAGCGAGCCATGGGTTCTGGAAGCGCCCTGCGCCGAACAGGACGGCGGCTGGATCGATCCCAACGCCGCGGTGCTGGCCCTGCCGCTGATCGCCGGTGACCATCGTCTGGGCGTGATCATCGTGCAGAGCGGCCAGCGCAGCTTTGCGGCGGAACAAACTGCGCTGGCGCAATCGCTGGCCAACCAGGCGGCGCTGGCGCTCGAAAGCGCGGGCCTGTACGATCAACTCAAGCGCCTCAATGCCGAGCTGGAACAGCGCATCGAGGAACGCACGCGCGAGCTGCGCACCGAGCGCGACCGCCTCGACCTGCTCTTCACCGTCTCCAGCACCGTCAGCAGCACGCTGGACGTTGACCAGATGCTCGGCGAGCTGCTGCAGATCCTGCGCCAGCGGCTGCGCATCAACCATGGCTCGGTGATGCTGCTCGACGCCGAAACCGCGCAGCTCGAACAACGCGCCACGCTGGGCGCGCGTCCGGCGGGCATCACGCGCTTGCCGCTGGGCGTGGGCATTGCCGGCTGGGTCGCGCAGCACGCCACACCGCTGCTGGTGGAGGATGTGCGCCGCGATCCGCGCTGGGTCGCGCCCGAGTCGGATGCGCCCTACCACAAGCAGGGCGGCTCGCTGCTGGCCGTGCCGCTGATCGCCTCCGACGAGGTGCTGGGCGTGCTGCAGGTCTCGCATCCGGACGTTGGCCACTTTACACAGGAGCATTTGCGGCTGTTGACGGTGATCGCCAACGAAGCGGCGGTGGCGATCCACAACGCCGCGCTCTACCGCTACATCAGCGATCAGGCCACCCAACTGGCCGCCATGGTGCGCGCCGAGCGCGCCTCGTCGAGTCGCAGCCAGGCGATCCTCCAATCAATCGCCGACGGCGTGATCGTCTGTGACTGCGATGGGCAGGTGATCCTGGCCAACCCCGCCAGCGCGCGCATTCTAGATCAGCCGTTGGAAGAGCTGTTTCTGCAAAACCTACACGACGTGCTGCAGGGCCTGGACCTGAGCGGTCCCGAACGCGCGCCGCTGCGCGCCGTGCTGGAAGCACCGCTCGACGACGGCCAGCCGCGCCAGTTCCGCGCGCGTTTCCGCAGCGGCCCGCGCACGATCGATATGACCCTCGGCCCGGTGCTGACCGAGGGTGGCGATCTGCTGGGCGGCGTGGCGACGCTGCGCGACATCAGCCGCGAGATCGAAGCCGATCGTCTTAAGACCGAGTTCATCGGCACCGTCAGCCACGAGCTGCGTACGCCGATGACCGTGATCAAGGGCTACCTGCAACTGCTGACGCTGCCCTCCACCGGCGAGCTCAGCCCCTTCCAGCAGCAACTGGTGACGACCATTGCCGCCAACGCCGAGCGCATGACCTCGCTGATCAACGATCTGCTGGACATCACCAAGATCGAGTCGGGCAGCGTCGAGCTCGAGTTCAAACCGATCGACGTGGCGCGGGCGATCGACCTGGCGGTCAGCGGCCAGCAGGCGCTGCTGGAACAGCGCAACCATCGGCTCACCCTGGAGGTCGCGCCCGATCTGCCACCAATCCTGGCCGACGGTGCGCGCTTCCACCAGGTGCTCGACAACCTGCTGTCCAACGCGATCAAATACACCCATCGCGGCGGGCAGATCACCATCCGGGCACGCCAGGTGACCAGGGCCGATCTGGCGCCTGAGCGCGGCCAGGGCCTGGCCAGCCAGCGCCCCTATGTCGCTATTGCCATCAGCGACACCGGCATCGGCATTGCGCCGGAGGATCAGGAACGCGTCTGGGAACGCTTCTACCGGGTCGAGAGTGAACTCAAGGTTGAAGCCGGTGGGACCGGCCTGGGCCTGGCGCTGGTGCGCTCGCTCACGCGGCTGATGGGCGGACGCGTCTGGCTCGAAAGCATGCCGGGCCAGGGCTCCACCTTTACGCTGCTGCTGCCCACCGCCTGA
- a CDS encoding SpoIIE family protein phosphatase: protein MLEFGAATRPKRGATVSGDRYFVHTSNGSALLAVIDGLGGGAAAAQAADRALAAIEASHDRPLEQIMQAAHQACLGTRGAVIGLLRLDLQQRNGCFVGVGNIGIQIISQEAVRPISRNGIVGYRLPTLLAQPISYQPGDLFILFSDGISNRVALHPGQHLLPAQELADAIMAEFGKDSDDVTVVVARHPASQTEL, encoded by the coding sequence ATGCTTGAGTTTGGCGCGGCAACCCGCCCCAAGCGCGGCGCGACCGTCTCTGGCGACCGCTACTTCGTGCACACCAGCAACGGCAGTGCGCTGTTGGCGGTGATCGACGGGCTAGGCGGCGGCGCGGCGGCAGCGCAGGCCGCCGACCGAGCGCTGGCCGCGATCGAAGCCAGCCACGACCGTCCACTGGAGCAGATCATGCAGGCGGCGCACCAGGCCTGCCTGGGCACGCGCGGCGCGGTGATCGGCCTGCTGCGCCTCGATCTCCAGCAGCGCAACGGCTGCTTCGTGGGCGTCGGCAACATCGGTATCCAGATCATCAGCCAGGAGGCGGTGCGCCCGATCTCGCGCAACGGCATCGTGGGCTACCGCTTGCCCACCCTGCTGGCGCAGCCGATCAGCTACCAGCCCGGCGATCTGTTTATTCTCTTCAGCGACGGCATCTCCAATCGCGTCGCGCTGCACCCTGGCCAACACCTGCTGCCGGCACAGGAGCTGGCCGACGCGATCATGGCCGAGTTCGGCAAGGACAGCGATGACGTCACCGTGGTCGTCGCGCGGCATCCCGCATCGCAGACGGAGCTATGA
- a CDS encoding anti-sigma regulatory factor: MMVASAPLGIRREVDVYIAMSYGRELASSLGFGTIERTKIEIIVLELARNILHHAGSGQISITPVEQGERRGLLIVAADQGPGIPDLARALEDGYSTAGTLGAGLPGVQRLADAIEIDTHPGQGTTVRAWKWLRPAAQTYHGRKHA; this comes from the coding sequence ATGATGGTTGCCTCAGCGCCGCTCGGCATCCGCCGCGAAGTTGATGTCTACATCGCCATGTCCTATGGCCGCGAGCTGGCCTCCAGCCTTGGCTTCGGCACAATCGAACGCACCAAGATCGAAATTATCGTTCTGGAGCTGGCGCGCAACATTTTGCACCACGCCGGCAGCGGCCAGATCAGCATCACGCCCGTGGAGCAGGGTGAACGCCGCGGCCTGCTGATCGTCGCCGCCGACCAGGGCCCCGGCATCCCCGATCTGGCACGCGCCCTGGAAGACGGCTACAGCACCGCCGGCACGCTGGGCGCCGGCCTGCCGGGGGTACAGCGCCTGGCCGACGCGATCGAGATCGATACCCACCCGGGCCAGGGCACCACCGTACGTGCCTGGAAGTGGCTCCGCCCGGCGGCGCAGACCTACCACGGGAGGAAGCATGCTTGA
- a CDS encoding M24 family metallopeptidase encodes MDEYAIKHARLMHLLRERGLDGVVLARSANIAWISGGKRVYIDTSSEQGIARLLITAERRIVLTNNIEAERLRQEEGFGDWEIVVTPWYAADEASAQLAAGLRLGSDLPQAEMPDLSAELVQLRAPLSEAEIARYRRLGQDAGAALAEVMHRLRPGMREYEIAGLAADAAYRIGAVPVVVLVASDERLMHVRHPLPTERRLERAVMVVLCARRDGLIANLTRLAHVGEPPTELRQRVRAVAEIEARAMLATRPGARFADIFATIREAYRQVGFADEWRNHHQGGPCSYASRDEIVTPASQGRVQAPQAFAWNPSVPGAKSEDTFLVSEQGYEVLTASPDWPMLTIEIEGQRVLRPDLLVL; translated from the coding sequence ATGGACGAATACGCGATCAAGCATGCACGCCTGATGCATCTGCTGCGCGAACGTGGCCTGGATGGCGTGGTGCTGGCACGCAGCGCCAACATCGCCTGGATCAGCGGCGGCAAGCGCGTGTATATCGACACCTCCAGCGAGCAGGGCATTGCCCGCCTGCTGATCACCGCCGAGCGGCGCATCGTGCTGACCAACAACATCGAGGCCGAGCGCCTGCGCCAAGAAGAGGGCTTTGGCGATTGGGAGATCGTGGTCACACCCTGGTATGCCGCGGATGAGGCGAGCGCACAGCTCGCCGCCGGGCTGCGTCTGGGCAGCGATCTGCCCCAGGCGGAGATGCCCGATCTCAGCGCCGAGCTGGTGCAGCTGCGCGCACCGCTGAGCGAGGCCGAGATCGCGCGCTACCGGCGGCTGGGACAGGATGCCGGCGCAGCCCTGGCCGAGGTGATGCACCGGCTACGGCCCGGCATGCGCGAGTACGAGATCGCCGGTCTGGCTGCCGACGCCGCCTACCGCATCGGCGCGGTACCGGTGGTGGTGCTGGTCGCCAGCGACGAGCGCCTGATGCACGTGCGCCATCCGCTGCCGACCGAGCGCCGCCTGGAGCGCGCGGTGATGGTCGTGCTCTGCGCCCGCCGCGACGGCCTGATCGCCAATCTGACGCGCCTGGCGCACGTGGGCGAACCACCCACCGAGCTGCGCCAGCGGGTGCGCGCCGTGGCCGAGATCGAAGCGCGCGCGATGCTGGCCACCCGTCCGGGGGCGCGCTTCGCCGACATCTTCGCCACCATTCGCGAGGCCTACCGCCAGGTGGGCTTTGCCGACGAGTGGCGCAACCACCACCAGGGCGGACCGTGCTCCTACGCCAGCCGCGATGAGATTGTTACGCCCGCCAGCCAGGGCCGCGTGCAGGCCCCCCAGGCCTTTGCCTGGAACCCAAGCGTTCCCGGCGCCAAATCCGAGGACACGTTCCTGGTGAGCGAGCAGGGCTACGAGGTGCTGACCGCCTCGCCCGACTGGCCGATGCTGACCATCGAGATTGAGGGCCAGCGCGTGCTGCGGCCCGACCTGCTGGTGCTCTAA